The Tripterygium wilfordii isolate XIE 37 chromosome 21, ASM1340144v1, whole genome shotgun sequence genome segment gtgtttttgatgtattttgtgtgtttttgtagtatttagttgatgtattgtgcatgtttagagtttggtcaggtttagtagtctgtttggattgcaacatacacaacatgagaggcttttctcatgctatattgttctaatgtgtaagtaaattcagcccatttggtattgaaACATGTAAATGGTGACAGGAAAGCAcgatagaattcaatgagttgttgaaggtcaaagtgattataggcataaatctaccagtcatacataacatttcaaaaatataaattcaaaaatcttattctaaaaatattaagaattttattccaaaaatatcatttcaaaaatactacttatgctacattgtacttctcgatattaaatgtcactttgtacagattgttgtactaaccatacaatattgtctcataaacatgtctttggtgacctataacactttgtagatactagcgacgcaaataaaaattgataaactcttagcatacttattccttatgcatcaaatttcttacaccctattagaaaaaaattttcttagcaaattaaaaaacaagtattgtacatattttatcttcatctcacaatcatctctattttttataattaaagctctactgttcttcatgttaacaaagtatcgaaaaactttcacacatttctattttccaatcaaaatatgtgccgcgcgaagcgcgggcatgcaactagttttacaatgatagtcaagtttaggaaaaaaaaagagtgcatTAATCTTTCCTAACATATATGATGATCATAACTttaatttaatatgatttagtGGTTATATAATCCATGTCTAATTCCGATAACTTTACCGGGTCTGGATCTGAATTTGACCCGCACATTGAAATTTTAGGTGAGGAAAAAGAACCTAAACAATAATTTCGGTATAAATAAAATacttttgaaaagaaaaggaaaaaaaaaaaaaaaaagaagaagaagaaggaatttGTGCTCGGCAGCCGTAGCCGGCGCATGCAGCTTTGGCTCGGGTTCGAGTTTTGGACTTGGAGCCATGCACTGCTGCCAAACAAGCCACACAGTTCTCCAAAAGAAACGTAGCACGTGGCAACGACCTGTAGCgtcagagcatccacaatggtgttacttgtgcacacactctaaatttcactaaattatattctctctcttctcatttctcttaggttgcacaatttaattgggtgattgggtcccacaatctatactattcatcaacactccatatatttcaacactctatattcattttctttattttctctctcttctttttcatcatctctctcttatttttcatcacctctctcttcctttttatcttctctctctttctttccatcatctctctcttacttttcatcacatctctcttcctttttcatcacctctctcttcactattcatcaattatcatacacttcaaagatcaagtatgaactaatttttcaagtgtcattttttatcacaagtgtgtatgtagtgcttaacttatcaagaaaatatcatctcaagtacccattgtgaacatctagcgcttaatttatcaagaaagtatcatctcaagcacttcaaaatcatcccattgtggatgctctcagCTAATGATTACGTAAGTGATAAGCAATATATGTAAAACTTGCGTTACGATTTGAGACAAGATCACAGCTAATCAAATAAAGCCAAGTGTACGAGGACGATTCCCTCAAATCAAATAATGCCACGTCTCCGCGTGTGATATTTTGATGTTATTAAAAAAGCTCTCTCTCCCATAATCACGAGTAACTCAGATGATACTCATGTGTATAGTATCTCataaacatttcaagttttaacCTTCTACATTCTCTTTCcccaatcaaacaaaaaaaaagctgTCTCCCTCTTTGAATCAAATCGAGAATGTTAAACTTGTGTGTTATTTTCTCAATGACAAGACACGTATGTTGTGCAATAAACAAGGGGCGGTACCAAATCCCATTGacttcacttttttttcccctaactTGCTTGGCttgaactctctctctctatatatagaCAAGCACTCGCACACTACACATGTTGCGTAAGACTGTGTGTTATATGCTATTAAATGCAGCTTCGGAAAACATGAGGAAGTCCTCTCTTTGTCGTGAACAGAATGGTTTGAAGAAGGGTTCATGGACAGCAGAAGAAGATCAAAAGCTAGTTGATTATGTTCAAAAACATGGTCATGGGAGATGGAGAACCCTCCCTAAACATGCTGGTATGTATGCTTTATCAATTTCTCCTCCAATATGCTTATGTTGATTACTGTACATGTGTGGAGCTTGTTAAGATGTATCTCACTTTGGTTAGGTGTAAGTCACCGATGTGTTTTATAAGTAAATATTCAAACCCCTCGACCAAGAAGGttcttttaaggacaaaatcgtGAGGGTCTTACGGTCAATACTTCTAACAGTTGCTTTGTTTTAAGTTTGAGTTTTATTTTACTGTGTCAAATTGAATATATAGGACTCAAGAGGTGTGGAAAGAGTTGCCGGCTTCGGTGGACAAACTACTTGAGACCAGACATCAAGAGGGGGAAGTTCTCAATTGAGGAAGAAGAGACCATCATACAATTGCATAGTGGCATGGGAAACAAGTGAGTGAAACTACTCATGTTCATCTTATAACAATACATGATTAACGTTTTAACCTTTCGTTACCAATTAAGTTCAAATTAATGCCAAAATAAATATTCTCTTCAAATTTTGGTGATAAAAATATATCTGGTCGCTAGAAACTCTTTTTGGATGCATGAGCTCCAACATATTTCATGGAATTTTTTTACTTGTATAATTTGTGGGCTAGTAAGAAACCCTGATGGATTTACTTAATGTCCATCCAAAAACGATAGTGACTGTGGATCCCACCGTAAAAAAGTAGTCTCCCTTTGTTAAAAACGATACCTTTTAACATATAGTGGTCAAGAAAAGTTGCTTCAAAATAGTGTGAAAATAACTGGATTAAACACTGACCTAACTAAACAGTGTATCTCATTCTCTTAATTAACCATCAAGTGTGTTTTAATTGTCTCTTTTATAATCAGGTGGTCTGCTATTGCGTCTCACTTGCCAGGAAGAACGGACAACGAGATAAAGAACTACTGGAACACTCACATAACAAAAAAACTACTGAGGATGGGTATTGATCCTGTTACTCATGCACCAAGGCTCGATCTCCTCGAACCCTCCTCTTCATTACTCATCAACCCCCCTCAATTTGATCTTCCAAGTCTTCTTAGTATTCGATCTTACCTTAATCCAGACATTCTTAATCTCGCCACCACTCTCTTGTCTTGCCAAGACAATTTCAAGACCCAAGAAATGGTAACTAGTATGCAACAAAACCAGCTTCAAAGTCCATTTCTACCACAATCCCAACTCATGCAAGTCACCAACTCTAGCTCAATCCTACCTTATTTTGGGCATGATGTTAATATTAATGGACATCAGCCTTACAATAACCTTGCAAATTACGGTTATGATGAGTCAAAACAAGGTACGGTGTCTCAAAACGGGGCGTTTTGGTGCAACAATTTAGGTTTTGGATCATCGAGCTCGATTACTCCGTTGAATTCGTCTGGTACGAGTTATGTGAACGGATGCACAAGTACTGAAGATGAGAGGGATAGTAACTGCAGTAAAATCTTGACGTTTGATTTTCCAATGAGTGGACTGGATGTCAATGGACTTGCATAACCGGATCACTGGGAGAGCAGTTGTGTGCAGTGCACTGACTTAATTTGTTGACGTTGAGGGATACCCAACTGAGTTATTAAGAATTTTTGACTTGGAATCTATTGATTGTAACTCTATCATCTCTATTTGAGCTTTTTAATGAACttgttcaattttattgttttgattctCAATTTCGTTTCTGTTGGTTAGTTACTTCTCATATGAACATTAATGTTTGCGACTGCTGTGGCATATATTAGCTATATATATTGACTACTGAATACTTTGATATTCATTAGAATTTAGATGCTCCATGATACAAACATCATTTCTATACTAATTAACTTTCATTTTAAATGTTAACAATTAATTAGGATTATAATATCCATCTTCAAATACCATAATTGTTAGAAATCTCATCCCACTCACATACATGATATTGTCTGGTTCCTGTAGATACATAGGGTCATCACTAGTTTGTTTTTCCTTGGACCGTCTCACTTAATAGTACTTGGGTCTAAGGGAAAAGGGTTCACTCTTATAAACCCACATCAAGTGACTTAGCCAAATGATGTGGGACATAAATAATTCGTAACAATAATCATCTTATTGTTGCAATTTTAGTCTAAGAGCACTTGCATATGACTATATATATGAGTATGTGAAGTGATGGAAAGAGTTATTTTAGATAATCAAAACTTATTTGGACAAGCTGTTGTGTGCATAGAATCCAGTGTAGATCTGTATAATAGAAACTTGCAATAGTAGAAATCTACTCCTAAAGACTCACttcagattttgaaaaaaaaattgttaattattatttttatatcaaaattgtcATGCTCCCTGTTCCACCGGAGAGACCTAATTCAAAGGATGGAGAAAGACGACGGGGTGGGGGCAAAAATGGATTGTGTCATTTCTATTAATGTCGTCGGGGGCAATGATAGCAGGGACGAGACTGGGGCGATTATGGAAGAGAGAAGCAGTAGCCGAACACGTAGAGATTGAGCGAAGGGGCCATGGTCGTCACCAGGGGAGGACGTGATACTAAAGACTAGTTTGGTAAGACATTTTGAAAATAGCAAATATGTTAACAGAAATGAtgatggtagcagaaatgctgctcgaatgttgtgtggtgtttggttgaacttttgctggtaacatttttgctgagtagcatatattaaatgataaatattttataatatcaataaatttatttatttattaattaatgtataataacatatgaagtgagggtataaatggaataaaaaaagaTTAATGGGGACAACATTGCCTTTTGACAGcgaaatgctactaaaatgcttcatacaagtaGCTTGTCAAAAGT includes the following:
- the LOC119989721 gene encoding transcription factor MYB41-like; this encodes MLRKTVCYMLLNAASENMRKSSLCREQNGLKKGSWTAEEDQKLVDYVQKHGHGRWRTLPKHAGLKRCGKSCRLRWTNYLRPDIKRGKFSIEEEETIIQLHSGMGNKWSAIASHLPGRTDNEIKNYWNTHITKKLLRMGIDPVTHAPRLDLLEPSSSLLINPPQFDLPSLLSIRSYLNPDILNLATTLLSCQDNFKTQEMVTSMQQNQLQSPFLPQSQLMQVTNSSSILPYFGHDVNINGHQPYNNLANYGYDESKQGTVSQNGAFWCNNLGFGSSSSITPLNSSGTSYVNGCTSTEDERDSNCSKILTFDFPMSGLDVNGLA